Proteins found in one Sphaeramia orbicularis chromosome 8, fSphaOr1.1, whole genome shotgun sequence genomic segment:
- the atp5mf gene encoding ATP synthase F(0) complex subunit f, mitochondrial → MADRPVPVAEKRLMDVKLGELGSWLGGRDFTPNGIIASIRRGHDRYYNKYINVKKGGIGGVAMLLAGYVALSYLWEYDHIKHDRWRKYH, encoded by the exons ATGGCGGACAGACCAG TTCCTGTAGCTGAGAAGCGACTCATGGATGTGAAACTGGGCGAGCTGGGAAGCTGGCTTGGAGGTCGAGATTTCACTCCCAATGGAATCATTGCGTCCATCCGCAGGG gcCATGACAGATATTACAACAAGTACATTAATGTAAAGAAGGGTGGAATCGGTGGTGTGGCTATGCTTCTGGCTGGCTACGTGGCCCTAAGCTACCTGTGGGAATACGACCACATCA AACATGACCGCTGGAGGAAGTACCACTGA
- the cpsf4 gene encoding cleavage and polyadenylation specificity factor subunit 4, translating to MQDLLANVDHIKFDLEIAVEQQLGAQPLPFPGMDKSGSAVCEFFMRAACMKGGMCPFRHISGEKTVVCKHWLRGLCKKGDQCEFLHEYDMTKMPECYFYSKFGECSNKECPFLHIDPESKIKDCPWYDRGFCKHGPDCRHRHTRRVICVNYLVGFCPEGKSCKFMHPRFELPMGASEQPPLPQQTQNQTKPVPTIGRSSLSLIQLTNSSIGQRPQNHMVTPVSHQNNMSANRGPRPLDQVTCYKCGEKGHYANKCTKGHLAFLSGQ from the exons ATGCAGGACTTACTAGCTAACGTGGATCACATCAAGTTTGACCTGGAGATCGCCGTGGAGCAGCAGCTAGGCGCCCAGCCGCTGCCTTTCCCCGGCATGGACA AGTCCGGGTCTGCTGTGTGTGAATTCTTCATGAGGGCAGCTTGTATGAAAG GTGGAATGTGTCCATTCCGTCACATCAGTGGAGAGAAGACTGTGGTGTGTAAGCACTGGCTCAGAGGACTGTGTAAGAAAGGAGACCAGTGCGAGTTTCTTCATGAGTACGACATGACCAAGATGCCTGAATGCTACTTCTACTCGAAGTTTG GTGAATGTAGCAACAAAGAATGCCCGTTCCTGCACATTGATCCAGAGTCCAAGATCAAAGACTGTCCCTGGTATGACCGAGGCTTCTGTAAACACG GTCCTGACTGCAGACACAGGCACACAAGAAGGGTGATCTGTGTAAACTACCTTGTAGGATTCTGCCCAGAAGGAAAATCCTGTAAATTTATGCA CCCTCGTTTTGAGTTACCTATGGGAGCTTCTGAACAACCTCCTCTGCCACAGCAAACTCAGAATCAGACAAAG CCTGTGCCTACTATCGGCCGCTCGTCCCTCTCTCTAATCCAGCTGACCAACTCCAGTATAGGCCAGCGGCCACAGAACCACATGGTGACTCCTGTTTCTCATCAAAACAACATGTCTGCCAACAGAGGCCCTCGACCACTGGACCAGGTCACCTGTTACAAG TGTGGTGAGAAAGGCCATTATGCCAACAAATGCACTAAAGGACATCTTGCCTTCCTGAGTGGACAGTAA